A section of the Trichomycterus rosablanca isolate fTriRos1 chromosome 6, fTriRos1.hap1, whole genome shotgun sequence genome encodes:
- the LOC134317303 gene encoding apolipoprotein L4-like yields MPYGGDFQQPLASRLKGSVRVLPCSNPKFTECSSSFETDIKDVMERWCSGKGWVELNDDFSFTNEDNVKAFRMETERLKEALCVFNFVLSDRESSLQGHITELQDVANNLDKVHKGAKIAGITGGTAGALGVAAAVGGVILAPLTLGASLVVTAAGVGVAAAGTVAGASAAITNKVSSSMDRRKVEQILKNHTTQMEEIEKYLNFIIISVKRLNKYNMSEMQLVDWRAVKVEKVMQIARDSNKATGAISKSSGMIQALGIGMDMYFKKEDSQKLKKGSETKFAKQIRHVSMQMQASLDEMINFKKDLVSVDL; encoded by the exons ATGCCTTATGGTGGAGATTTTCAGCAGCCTTTGGCTTCTCGATTGAAGGGTAGTGTTCGTGTCCTGCCCTGCAGTAACCCTAAG TTTACAGAATGTTCTTCCTCTTTTGAGACGGATATAAAAGATGTCATGGAACGATGGTGCTCAGGGAAAG GTTGGGTGGAACTTAATGATGACTTTTCATTCACAAATGAAGACAATGTTAA AGCTTTCAGGATGGAAACAGAACGTCTGAAAGAAGCTCTTTGTGTGTTTAATTTTGTCTTGTCTGACCGTGAATCATCTCTGCAAGGTCACATAACTGAACTTCAGGATGTGGCTAATAACCTcgacaaggtccataaaggggCAAAGATAGCAGGTATTACTGGGGGCACAGCAGGGGCACTAGGAGTAGCAGCTGCTGTTGGAGGGGTCATACTTGCCCCTCTGACTTTGGGTGCTTCATTAGTAGTTACTGCAGCTGGGGTTGGGGTAGCAGCAGCCGGTACAGTCGCCGGTGCCTCAGCTGCCATAACCAATAAAGTCTCCAGCAGTATGGACAGAAGAAAGGTAGAGCAAATCCTCAAAAACCACACAACCCAAATGGAGGAAATTGAAAAGTATCTGAATTTTATCATCATCAGCGTGAAGCGTTTGAATAAATACAACATGTCTGAAATGCAGTTGGTAGATTGGAGGGCAGTAAAGGTGGAAAAGGTGATGCAGATTGCTAGAGACAGTAACAAGGCTACTGGTGCCATAAGCAAGAGTTCAGGTATGATCCAAGCACTTGGGATTGGCATGGATATGTActtcaaaaaagaggacagCCAGAAGCTAAAGAAGGGCTCTGAAACCAAATTTGCTAAACAAATTCGCCACGTTTCAATGCAGATGCAAGCTAGTCTTGATGAAATgataaattttaaaaaagatCTGGTGTCTGTAGACTTATAA